The Metabacillus sediminilitoris genome window below encodes:
- a CDS encoding YqzM family protein gives MNEFEKNVQSKRNDAIDSGVGFIASFGFFATIFIIATVIQLIGS, from the coding sequence GTGAACGAATTTGAAAAAAATGTCCAAAGCAAACGTAACGATGCTATTGATTCTGGGGTTGGATTTATTGCTTCTTTTGGATTTTTCGCGACCATTTTTATTATCGCAACTGTTATTCAATTAATTGGTTCATAA
- a CDS encoding YqxA family protein, with protein sequence MVKFMFKCFVLCAILLFGILIGMQQANQGMIKMKGYNDPDLQSAFQVEKEHTGNVEASILGNKVTSQDLQKKQEQLEQIEAFNFFSQIGKQFASIISSGVSELLNTVARWVNVIF encoded by the coding sequence ATGGTAAAATTTATGTTCAAGTGCTTTGTTCTATGTGCAATCCTTCTTTTTGGAATTCTGATTGGTATGCAACAGGCAAACCAAGGAATGATAAAAATGAAAGGCTATAATGATCCAGATCTTCAAAGTGCTTTTCAGGTTGAAAAAGAACATACTGGAAATGTAGAAGCTTCTATTTTAGGAAATAAAGTAACTAGTCAGGATCTACAAAAAAAGCAAGAACAACTTGAACAAATTGAAGCATTTAACTTCTTCTCCCAAATCGGTAAGCAATTTGCATCCATTATAAGCAGCGGAGTTTCCGAACTTTTAAATACGGTTGCAAGATGGGTTAATGTCATATTTTAG
- a CDS encoding helix-hairpin-helix domain-containing protein, with translation MDVYQKYKKWIITASILFVIIGFYYYFHTDSAPSEVMNPQVELEDPPVLNELENPPAENIKKDIADSMLVVDIKGAIKQPGVYELQTGARVHQLIDLAGGLLNDADELAINLAAPLEDGMAIYIPKKGEETTNQFRLPTGHEEGQEKGKVNINLATSDELQSLTGIGPSKAEAIIAYREENGPFTSPEGLLEVSGIGEKSFEKIKEEITIK, from the coding sequence ATGGATGTATATCAAAAATATAAAAAATGGATTATTACTGCTAGCATTTTATTCGTGATCATTGGGTTTTATTATTATTTTCATACGGATTCAGCTCCGTCTGAAGTAATGAATCCCCAAGTTGAGTTAGAAGATCCGCCCGTATTAAATGAATTAGAAAATCCACCTGCTGAAAATATCAAAAAGGATATCGCTGATTCCATGCTGGTAGTTGATATTAAAGGTGCAATAAAGCAGCCAGGTGTATATGAGCTGCAAACTGGGGCTAGAGTTCATCAACTGATTGATTTGGCCGGAGGACTACTTAATGATGCAGATGAACTTGCTATTAATTTAGCTGCACCTTTGGAAGATGGAATGGCTATTTATATCCCCAAAAAAGGAGAAGAAACAACAAATCAATTTCGTTTGCCGACAGGTCATGAAGAAGGACAAGAAAAAGGTAAAGTAAATATTAATTTAGCAACGAGTGATGAACTTCAAAGTTTAACAGGAATTGGGCCATCAAAGGCTGAGGCAATTATTGCCTATCGTGAGGAAAATGGACCGTTTACTTCCCCTGAAGGTCTATTGGAGGTTTCTGGAATTGGTGAAAAATCATTCGAAAAAATAAAGGAAGAGATTACGATAAAATAA
- the lepA gene encoding translation elongation factor 4, with translation MNRDEKLNRQSRIRNFSIIAHIDHGKSTLADRILEKTSALTQREMKDQLLDSMDLERERGITIKLNAVQLKYRAKDGEDYIFHLIDTPGHVDFTYEVSRSLAACEGAVLVVDAAQGIEAQTLANVYLALDNDLEILPVINKIDLPSADPERVRGEIEDVIGLDASEAVLASAKAGIGIEDILEQVVEKVPAPEGDPEGPLKALIFDSLYDAYRGVVAYIRVVEGSVKVGQKIKMMATGKEFEVTEVGVFNPKPVQLKELNVGDVGFLTAAIKNVGDTRVGDTITDAKNGATEALPGYRKLNPMVFCGLYPIDTAKYNDLREALEKLELNDSSLQFEPETSQALGFGFRCGFLGLLHMEIIQERIEREFKIDLITTAPSVIYDVHLTDGESLKVDNPSNMPDPQKIDHVEEPYVKAAIMVPNDYVGAVMELCQKKRGIFLDMQYLDEIRVNINYEIPLSEIVYDFFDQLKSNTKGYASFDYELIGYKQSNLVKMDILLNAEKIDALSFIVHRDSAYDRGKVIVEKLKELIPRQQFEVPIQAAIGQKIVARSTIKAMRKNVLAKCYGGDISRKRKLLEKQKEGKKRMKMVGSVEVPQEAFMAVLRMDDN, from the coding sequence ATGAATAGAGATGAAAAGTTAAATAGGCAGTCGAGAATTCGGAATTTCTCGATTATAGCCCATATTGATCACGGCAAATCTACCCTCGCAGATCGTATCCTAGAAAAAACATCTGCGTTAACGCAACGGGAAATGAAAGATCAGTTATTAGATTCAATGGATTTAGAAAGAGAACGTGGCATTACCATTAAATTAAATGCCGTTCAATTAAAATATAGAGCAAAAGATGGCGAAGATTACATCTTTCATTTAATCGATACTCCTGGGCATGTTGACTTTACCTATGAAGTCTCACGTAGTCTTGCTGCATGTGAAGGGGCCGTTCTTGTTGTTGATGCAGCTCAAGGTATAGAAGCGCAAACATTAGCAAATGTGTATCTGGCCCTTGACAATGATTTAGAAATATTACCTGTTATCAATAAAATCGATTTACCTAGTGCAGATCCTGAGCGAGTTCGAGGCGAAATTGAAGATGTTATTGGTTTAGATGCATCTGAGGCCGTATTAGCATCTGCGAAAGCAGGAATTGGTATTGAAGATATTCTTGAGCAGGTCGTTGAAAAAGTCCCAGCACCAGAAGGTGATCCTGAAGGACCATTAAAAGCACTTATCTTTGACTCCTTATATGATGCTTACCGCGGTGTTGTTGCCTATATACGTGTTGTTGAAGGTTCGGTAAAGGTCGGTCAAAAAATTAAAATGATGGCAACAGGAAAAGAGTTTGAAGTGACAGAGGTTGGTGTGTTCAATCCAAAGCCTGTTCAACTGAAAGAATTAAACGTAGGTGATGTTGGATTTTTAACTGCAGCTATTAAAAACGTTGGAGATACTCGTGTTGGTGATACAATTACAGACGCTAAAAATGGAGCTACAGAAGCACTTCCAGGTTATCGAAAACTAAACCCAATGGTTTTCTGTGGGCTTTATCCAATTGATACTGCCAAGTACAATGATTTACGTGAAGCGTTAGAAAAACTTGAGCTTAATGATTCGTCTCTGCAATTTGAGCCGGAGACATCTCAAGCATTAGGTTTTGGCTTCCGTTGTGGATTCTTAGGCTTATTACACATGGAAATCATTCAGGAACGTATCGAGCGTGAATTTAAAATTGATTTAATCACAACCGCACCAAGTGTAATTTATGATGTTCATTTAACAGATGGTGAAAGTTTAAAAGTTGATAACCCATCAAATATGCCTGATCCACAAAAAATTGACCATGTTGAGGAGCCATATGTTAAAGCGGCGATTATGGTACCAAATGATTATGTTGGGGCTGTTATGGAGCTTTGCCAGAAAAAACGTGGTATTTTCCTTGATATGCAATATTTGGACGAAATTCGTGTAAACATCAACTATGAAATTCCATTATCAGAAATTGTTTATGATTTCTTTGATCAATTAAAATCAAATACGAAAGGTTATGCTTCCTTCGATTATGAATTAATTGGTTACAAACAATCTAACCTCGTTAAAATGGATATTTTACTAAACGCTGAAAAAATCGATGCATTGTCATTTATTGTCCATCGGGATTCTGCATATGACCGAGGCAAGGTTATTGTTGAAAAGTTAAAAGAGCTTATTCCACGTCAACAATTTGAAGTCCCAATTCAAGCTGCGATTGGTCAAAAAATTGTAGCTAGGTCAACAATTAAAGCTATGCGTAAAAATGTCCTTGCTAAATGTTATGGCGGAGATATTTCTCGTAAGCGGAAATTATTAGAGAAACAAAAAGAAGGTAAAAAGCGAATGAAAATGGTTGGTTCTGTAGAAGTGCCACAAGAAGCCTTCATGGCTGTGTTACGAATGGATGATAATTAA
- the spoIIP gene encoding stage II sporulation protein P yields MKRSRINRNMVVTLNGTSIKKGIIISFIVLLMTFLLSGILTSLKTEYRLSSSSINNLTKNIDSEAFLQLLGAENRFFISALPEQTEPIKLSTIMFKVATSINPDDPRSLLGRELPGFSLYDSEIVVAGSGTNYTNMPYESPPPTEVLEQEREASIDKNEVINQSGEEPKAPPTLTTGDKKVVYIYNTHNTESYLPLLNGESDPNNAIHSKANITVVSELLGKALQEQGIGNQIETTDIQANLKQKGWNYAKSYTASRPLVESAMASNRNLDYIIDIHRDSQRKDVTTIKINNKSYAKLAFIIGGDNPTADKNEKFAKDLHTLLEKKYPGLSRGIFEQGGKGYNGVYNQDLSNNALLVEFGGVDNNLDELKNTVAAVADVFSEYYWDAEKVDGTPASEQQ; encoded by the coding sequence ATGAAGCGTTCACGTATTAATCGTAATATGGTCGTAACATTAAATGGGACAAGCATTAAAAAAGGAATCATTATTAGCTTCATTGTTCTATTAATGACATTTTTACTTTCGGGGATCTTAACATCACTAAAGACAGAATATCGCTTATCATCCTCTTCGATAAATAATTTAACTAAAAATATTGATAGTGAGGCATTTTTGCAATTATTAGGAGCAGAAAATCGATTTTTTATTTCTGCCTTACCAGAACAAACTGAACCAATTAAACTATCTACAATTATGTTCAAGGTTGCAACAAGCATAAATCCTGATGATCCTCGCAGTCTATTAGGGCGAGAGCTACCTGGCTTTTCCTTGTATGATAGTGAAATTGTTGTGGCAGGAAGCGGGACAAACTATACGAATATGCCATATGAATCACCACCGCCAACTGAAGTGTTAGAGCAAGAAAGAGAAGCATCAATTGATAAAAATGAGGTTATTAATCAAAGTGGTGAAGAACCTAAAGCACCTCCAACATTAACAACTGGAGATAAAAAAGTAGTTTACATTTATAATACACATAATACTGAATCATATTTACCTTTATTAAATGGTGAAAGTGATCCAAATAATGCTATCCATTCGAAAGCAAATATTACCGTTGTAAGCGAGTTGCTCGGAAAAGCTCTCCAAGAACAGGGAATTGGAAACCAAATCGAAACGACTGATATCCAAGCAAATTTAAAACAAAAGGGCTGGAATTATGCAAAATCATATACAGCCTCACGCCCGCTCGTTGAAAGCGCAATGGCTAGCAATCGTAATTTGGATTACATCATTGATATCCATAGGGATTCTCAAAGAAAAGATGTAACAACAATTAAAATTAATAATAAATCATATGCCAAGTTGGCATTTATTATAGGTGGAGACAATCCAACTGCTGACAAAAATGAAAAGTTTGCAAAGGACCTTCATACCCTGTTAGAAAAAAAATATCCTGGTTTAAGTCGAGGGATTTTTGAACAAGGTGGTAAAGGATATAACGGAGTTTACAATCAGGATTTATCAAATAATGCTTTGCTTGTTGAGTTTGGTGGAGTGGACAATAATCTAGATGAATTAAAAAATACAGTTGCAGCGGTAGCAGATGTATTCAGCGAATATTATTGGGATGCTGAAAAAGTCGATGGTACTCCTGCAAGTGAACAACAGTAA
- the holA gene encoding DNA polymerase III subunit delta — translation MIFDVWKDIKKKKLQSTYLLLGKETFLLQETVQLIMDAALLEEEKDFNLSIYDMEETPIETAIEDAETLPFMGEKRVVIIKNPSFLTSEKKKEKIDHRIDKLEQYMNSPAPYTILVILAPYEKLDERKKITKLIKKQSVVIEINALSDQETMKWITDLAEQEAVYLSKEAMDELLVLTAGDLMVIYQEIKKLSTYVGEGGSITPDIVRLLVARSLEQNIFELIDNVIHKRSKEALQILYDLLKNNEEPIKILSLLVNQFRLILHVKELSNKGYGQQQIATTVKVHPFRVKLALQQARLFKSEELAHILMELAEADYQMKTGKKDKQLLLELFLLKLFEK, via the coding sequence ATGATTTTTGATGTATGGAAAGATATTAAAAAAAAGAAATTACAATCAACGTACCTACTTCTTGGAAAAGAAACCTTTCTTCTTCAAGAAACAGTCCAATTAATTATGGATGCAGCTTTATTGGAGGAAGAAAAGGATTTTAATCTATCGATATATGATATGGAAGAAACACCAATTGAAACAGCGATTGAAGATGCTGAAACCCTTCCGTTTATGGGAGAAAAGCGGGTCGTCATTATAAAAAATCCAAGTTTTTTAACAAGTGAGAAGAAGAAAGAAAAAATTGATCATCGCATTGATAAGCTTGAGCAATATATGAATTCGCCGGCACCATATACAATCTTAGTTATTCTTGCTCCATATGAAAAATTAGATGAACGGAAGAAAATTACAAAGCTTATAAAAAAACAGTCTGTCGTTATTGAAATAAACGCATTGTCAGATCAAGAAACAATGAAATGGATAACAGATTTAGCTGAACAAGAAGCTGTCTATTTGTCAAAGGAAGCAATGGATGAGTTATTGGTATTAACAGCTGGAGATTTAATGGTTATTTATCAAGAAATCAAAAAACTTAGTACATATGTTGGTGAGGGTGGTTCTATCACACCTGATATCGTAAGATTACTTGTTGCTAGATCATTAGAACAAAATATCTTTGAACTGATTGATAATGTCATTCATAAAAGGAGTAAAGAAGCGTTACAGATACTCTATGATTTATTAAAAAACAATGAAGAACCAATTAAAATTTTGTCATTATTGGTTAATCAATTTAGATTAATTTTACATGTGAAAGAACTCTCAAACAAAGGATATGGTCAACAGCAAATTGCGACAACTGTAAAGGTACATCCTTTTAGAGTGAAATTGGCATTACAACAAGCAAGATTGTTTAAATCTGAGGAATTAGCACATATATTAATGGAGCTTGCAGAGGCGGATTATCAAATGAAAACCGGAAAAAAGGATAAACAGCTTTTATTAGAATTGTTTCTACTAAAGTTGTTCGAAAAATAA
- the rpsT gene encoding 30S ribosomal protein S20, with protein sequence MPNIKSAIKRVKTSNERNAHNATIKSAMRTAIKKVDALVLKNDAENAKAALVEANKRIDKAAQSGLVHKNAAARYKSRLAKSVNGLSA encoded by the coding sequence ATGCCAAATATTAAATCTGCAATCAAACGCGTAAAAACTAGCAATGAGCGTAATGCACATAATGCAACAATTAAATCTGCAATGCGTACTGCTATTAAAAAAGTAGATGCTCTAGTTTTAAAAAATGATGCTGAAAATGCAAAAGCTGCACTTGTTGAAGCTAACAAACGTATTGATAAAGCTGCACAAAGCGGTTTAGTTCATAAAAACGCTGCTGCTCGTTACAAATCACGTTTAGCTAAAAGTGTTAATGGATTATCTGCATAA
- a CDS encoding ComE operon protein 2, with translation MSRISWDQYFMSQSHLLALRSTCTRLAVGATIVREKRMIAGGYNGSIAGGVHCSDEGCYVIDNHCVRTIHAEMNALLQCAKFGVPTEGAEIYVTHFPCLQCCKALIQSGIKTVYYAVDYKNHPYAVDLFKQANVKIQQVELERTEDDKQKLEFMSSLIKKLAETNMSEEEVQALYIKADRLFS, from the coding sequence ATGAGTCGTATTTCATGGGATCAATATTTTATGTCCCAAAGTCATCTGCTAGCTTTAAGAAGCACATGTACAAGACTAGCAGTTGGTGCAACGATTGTTCGGGAAAAACGAATGATTGCAGGTGGTTATAATGGTTCAATTGCAGGTGGTGTTCACTGCTCTGATGAAGGCTGCTATGTGATTGATAATCATTGTGTGAGGACAATACATGCTGAAATGAATGCACTATTGCAATGTGCGAAATTTGGCGTACCCACAGAAGGGGCAGAAATTTACGTTACACATTTTCCTTGTCTCCAATGCTGTAAGGCACTCATTCAGAGTGGCATTAAAACGGTTTATTATGCTGTTGATTACAAAAATCACCCCTATGCAGTAGACCTATTCAAACAAGCTAATGTCAAAATTCAGCAAGTTGAGCTTGAAAGGACTGAAGATGATAAACAAAAGCTTGAATTTATGTCAAGTTTAATTAAAAAGCTTGCCGAAACAAATATGAGTGAAGAAGAAGTACAAGCTTTATATATAAAAGCTGATAGATTGTTTTCGTAA
- the hemW gene encoding radical SAM family heme chaperone HemW, with protein MQSAYIHIPFCHHICHYCDFNKVFFKHQPVDEYIEMLIKEMHHVSGQYLKGKPLQTIFIGGGTPTALSASQLDRLLEGINLELEPTNELVEFAVEANPGELTLEKLTVLKNAGVNRLSIGVQSFNDDLLQRIGRVHRKDDVFRTIQLAEQVGFENLSIDLMYGLPGQTVEDFQESLKTAFTLNVKHFSAYSLIVEPKTVFYNLMQKGRLSLPPQELEAQMYELTMELMDKQGYKQYEISNYAIPGFESKHNLTYWNNDYYFGFGAGAHGYVNGVRTSNIGPIKKYITNIQQSGDAFNSKISVSKKEQMEEEMFLGLRKIAGVSKEAFYHKFQVKMIDVFQKEIVKLVNLGLIVNEAEVIKLTHKGKLLGNEVFQEFIDID; from the coding sequence ATTCAATCAGCATATATCCATATCCCTTTTTGCCATCATATATGTCATTATTGTGATTTTAATAAAGTCTTTTTTAAGCATCAGCCAGTTGATGAATATATAGAAATGCTTATAAAAGAAATGCACCATGTTTCAGGACAATACCTGAAAGGAAAGCCGCTCCAAACAATATTTATTGGTGGAGGTACACCTACAGCTTTATCAGCAAGTCAACTAGATCGTTTACTCGAAGGAATTAATCTAGAACTGGAACCAACAAATGAACTAGTTGAATTTGCAGTTGAAGCAAATCCAGGTGAACTTACCTTAGAGAAGTTGACTGTCTTAAAAAATGCAGGTGTAAATCGACTAAGCATTGGAGTTCAAAGCTTTAATGATGATCTTCTTCAACGTATAGGAAGAGTTCATCGAAAGGATGATGTATTTCGAACCATTCAGCTAGCAGAGCAAGTAGGGTTTGAGAATTTAAGCATAGATCTTATGTACGGATTACCTGGACAAACTGTTGAGGATTTTCAGGAATCATTAAAAACAGCTTTCACACTCAACGTTAAACACTTTTCCGCTTATTCATTAATTGTTGAGCCTAAAACAGTGTTTTATAATTTGATGCAAAAGGGAAGATTATCACTTCCACCACAAGAACTTGAAGCACAAATGTATGAACTCACAATGGAACTAATGGATAAACAAGGGTATAAACAATATGAAATAAGTAATTATGCCATTCCGGGTTTTGAAAGCAAGCATAATCTTACTTATTGGAATAATGATTATTATTTTGGTTTTGGTGCTGGGGCACACGGATATGTAAATGGGGTAAGAACTTCAAATATTGGCCCTATAAAAAAATATATAACAAATATTCAACAATCTGGAGATGCTTTCAATAGTAAAATATCGGTAAGTAAAAAAGAACAAATGGAAGAAGAAATGTTCCTTGGTCTTAGGAAAATAGCCGGTGTTAGTAAAGAAGCATTCTATCACAAATTCCAAGTCAAAATGATAGATGTTTTTCAAAAGGAAATAGTGAAACTCGTTAATCTTGGATTGATCGTAAATGAAGCAGAAGTGATAAAACTGACACATAAAGGGAAGCTTCTAGGTAATGAAGTATTCCAGGAGTTTATAGATATTGATTAA
- the gpr gene encoding GPR endopeptidase, whose protein sequence is MGASLDLSNYSVRTDLAVEARAMALEQTTTKDHTDTSHIAGVIMKEWEEEGIKLSFLEIKDEGSKIVGKKPGRYLTLEVQGIRQKDTELQEKVIEVFAKQFNQFLSDKNIPKDASCLVVGLGNWNVTPDALGPLAVENLLITRHLFKLQPENVEEGFRPVSAIAPGVMGLTGIETSDIISGVIEQSKPDFVIAIDALAARSLERVNTTIQISDTGIHPGSGVGNKRKALSEETFGIPVIAIGIPTVVDAVSITSDTIDYILKHFGREMSEGDRPSRSLTPAGMSFGERRVLTDEDMPNDEHRQQFLGIIGGLEDEEKRKLIHEVLSPLGHNLMVTPKEVDTFIDDMANVLASGLNTALHQQVNQNNAGGYTH, encoded by the coding sequence ATGGGAGCTTCTTTAGATTTAAGTAATTATTCAGTTCGAACAGACCTTGCTGTTGAAGCAAGAGCGATGGCGTTAGAACAAACAACAACAAAGGATCATACTGATACAAGTCATATTGCTGGTGTCATTATGAAAGAGTGGGAAGAGGAAGGGATTAAACTCTCCTTTTTAGAAATAAAAGATGAAGGCTCTAAAATTGTTGGAAAGAAGCCAGGGCGATATTTAACATTAGAGGTCCAAGGGATCAGACAAAAGGATACAGAACTTCAAGAAAAGGTTATTGAAGTTTTTGCCAAACAATTTAATCAGTTTTTATCAGATAAAAATATTCCAAAAGATGCAAGTTGTTTAGTTGTTGGCTTAGGAAATTGGAATGTTACACCAGATGCTTTAGGGCCGCTTGCTGTTGAAAATCTATTAATTACAAGGCATCTGTTCAAATTACAACCGGAAAATGTTGAAGAAGGTTTTCGTCCGGTAAGTGCGATTGCTCCAGGTGTGATGGGGTTAACTGGAATTGAAACAAGTGACATTATTTCTGGTGTGATTGAACAATCAAAGCCAGATTTTGTGATTGCAATCGATGCATTAGCAGCACGTTCACTTGAACGTGTGAATACAACCATTCAAATATCGGATACAGGCATTCATCCCGGTTCTGGTGTTGGTAATAAAAGAAAAGCTTTAAGTGAGGAAACATTTGGGATACCTGTCATTGCAATTGGGATACCGACAGTGGTAGATGCTGTTTCGATAACAAGTGATACGATCGATTATATTTTAAAGCACTTTGGTCGCGAAATGAGCGAAGGGGATCGACCATCAAGATCGTTAACACCAGCAGGCATGAGCTTTGGAGAACGCCGGGTTCTTACAGATGAAGATATGCCAAATGATGAGCATCGTCAACAATTTTTAGGCATTATAGGCGGTCTAGAAGATGAAGAGAAACGCAAGCTCATTCATGAAGTATTGTCTCCGCTTGGTCATAATTTGATGGTGACTCCAAAAGAGGTTGATACCTTTATTGATGATATGGCAAATGTGCTGGCAAGCGGATTAAATACTGCGCTTCACCAACAGGTGAATCAGAATAATGCAGGGGGCTACACTCACTAA
- a CDS encoding DNA internalization-related competence protein ComEC/Rec2 yields the protein MKGKLFLLAVSACFSIMLCRFHFHPLLLLLTLTFLIFLLIKNEPFHFLFCFAVILIFITCYTITEFYNKTSLNEGPLTVNGIFSSIPAIDGNKYKGEIKTPSGERVTFSYMINSIKEKQAVKKINPGMSCQFKGKLIHPKSPTMPNAFNYKQYLQDQHIHWQYEVDVIKDCVTGKSNWLLSLLEIRKHGLSFIEEHFPHSSVGIVQALIYGEISLLDPKVEKAYQEVGIVHLLAISGSHVALLVSGIYYIFILSGLTHEKTKIILILLLPLYMILTGAAPSVIRACFMVMVYFFMKLCKWKNTTLDVISFTFICLLLLNPYYLFHIGFQLSFIVTYGLVLSFGIVENFSSRLMKLTVVSFIAQLCALPLLLFHFYEVSLISLPMNMLFVPLYSFIILPISILSTVTMAVLPSIGTHIIQMFDEFLQITHQIVLYASSIPFTTLTTGKPSYIILIALIITIYYLFLQLEQHQKLILPFRPTVYLTIVLITQITLPYINPNGQVMIIDVGQGDSIFIKRPFNKGNYLIDTGGRISFPKEEWEETRNPFSITKDVTLPYLKSIGVTKLDALILTHGDMDHIGEALPIIDEIRIKELILPNGFVRGELEQNIIQSANEKMLKIKSVMAGDIINFQDFSFYVLSPHVLTDSKNADSLVIWAELGGLKWLFTGDAEIESEKRFVQLYPSLKVDVLKVGHHGSKGSTSEQLLDKVRPEIALISAGYNNRYQHPHTEVLERLGNEKITVFRTDLHGGLLYQFKGKSGTFSIHPPYDEVSE from the coding sequence TTGAAAGGAAAGCTATTTTTACTAGCTGTTTCAGCTTGTTTTTCGATTATGCTTTGTCGGTTTCACTTTCATCCCCTTTTACTTCTCCTTACACTCACCTTTCTTATTTTCCTGCTAATCAAAAATGAACCATTTCACTTCTTATTTTGTTTCGCTGTCATCCTTATTTTTATTACTTGTTATACAATAACAGAGTTTTATAATAAAACTTCCTTAAACGAAGGACCATTAACGGTTAACGGTATTTTTTCATCAATTCCTGCTATTGATGGTAATAAATATAAAGGGGAAATAAAAACTCCTTCTGGTGAAAGGGTTACTTTTTCCTATATGATAAATTCAATAAAGGAAAAACAAGCTGTAAAAAAGATTAATCCAGGTATGAGTTGTCAATTCAAGGGGAAATTAATTCATCCCAAATCACCAACTATGCCAAATGCTTTCAATTATAAACAATATCTCCAAGACCAACATATTCATTGGCAATATGAAGTTGATGTGATAAAGGATTGTGTAACAGGAAAATCAAATTGGCTTTTAAGCCTGTTAGAAATAAGAAAACATGGTTTATCTTTTATAGAAGAACATTTTCCACATTCATCAGTAGGAATTGTACAAGCGCTAATTTATGGTGAAATCAGTTTGCTTGATCCTAAAGTAGAAAAAGCTTATCAAGAGGTTGGAATTGTTCATTTATTAGCAATCTCTGGATCACATGTGGCATTATTAGTGAGCGGTATTTATTACATATTTATTTTAAGCGGGCTGACACATGAGAAGACTAAAATCATCTTAATACTCTTGCTTCCACTATATATGATACTTACGGGGGCGGCTCCCTCTGTGATAAGAGCTTGCTTTATGGTAATGGTGTATTTTTTTATGAAGCTTTGTAAATGGAAAAATACGACACTAGATGTTATTAGCTTTACATTTATCTGTCTTCTGCTTTTAAATCCATACTATTTATTCCACATAGGTTTTCAACTTTCTTTTATTGTAACGTATGGCTTAGTCCTTTCTTTTGGTATCGTTGAAAATTTTTCGAGCAGGCTTATGAAGTTAACTGTTGTTTCTTTCATTGCCCAACTCTGCGCATTGCCATTGTTGTTATTTCATTTTTACGAGGTATCTCTTATTAGCTTACCAATGAATATGTTATTTGTACCACTTTATTCCTTTATCATTCTGCCTATATCTATTTTATCTACAGTTACAATGGCTGTTTTACCTTCAATCGGCACTCACATTATTCAAATGTTTGATGAGTTTCTACAAATAACTCATCAAATCGTCCTTTATGCCTCATCCATTCCCTTTACAACCTTAACAACAGGTAAACCTTCTTACATTATCCTTATTGCTTTAATTATCACTATTTATTATTTATTTCTCCAATTAGAGCAGCATCAAAAACTAATATTGCCTTTTCGGCCAACTGTTTATTTAACGATTGTATTAATCACTCAAATCACATTACCATATATTAATCCAAATGGTCAGGTGATGATCATTGATGTCGGACAAGGTGACTCTATTTTTATAAAGAGACCATTTAATAAAGGAAATTATTTAATTGATACCGGAGGGAGGATATCTTTTCCGAAAGAGGAATGGGAGGAAACGAGAAATCCTTTCTCAATTACAAAGGATGTGACATTGCCGTATTTAAAATCAATTGGTGTAACAAAACTGGATGCACTCATTTTAACTCATGGTGATATGGATCATATCGGTGAGGCTTTACCAATAATAGATGAGATTAGAATTAAAGAATTAATTCTCCCTAATGGTTTTGTAAGAGGTGAGTTAGAACAAAATATCATTCAGTCAGCGAATGAGAAAATGTTGAAAATAAAATCAGTAATGGCTGGTGATATCATAAATTTTCAAGATTTCTCATTTTACGTACTTTCACCACATGTTCTAACAGATAGTAAAAATGCCGATTCATTAGTTATTTGGGCTGAATTAGGCGGTTTAAAATGGTTATTTACGGGAGATGCAGAAATAGAAAGTGAAAAGAGGTTCGTTCAATTATATCCATCCTTAAAAGTCGATGTATTAAAGGTTGGCCATCATGGGAGTAAAGGATCTACATCAGAACAACTTCTTGATAAAGTCAGACCTGAGATTGCCTTGATTTCTGCAGGATATAATAACCGCTATCAACATCCACATACCGAAGTTTTAGAAAGATTAGGAAACGAAAAAATAACCGTATTTCGAACTGATTTACATGGTGGACTTTTATATCAATTTAAAGGAAAATCAGGAACGTTTTCTATCCATCCTCCATACGATGAAGTATCAGAATAA